The following are encoded in a window of Impatiens glandulifera chromosome 5, dImpGla2.1, whole genome shotgun sequence genomic DNA:
- the LOC124938115 gene encoding syntaxin-51-like: protein MASSQDSWVKEYNEAAKLADDINGMISERVSMPATGPDAQRHASTIRRKITILGTKLDSLQSLLSRLHGKQPLTDKEMNRRKDMVLNLRSKVNQMASTLNMSNFANRDSLLGPEITSVDAVKKTEGLDNHGIVGLQRQIMREQDEGLEKLEETVISTKHIALAVNEELGLHSRLIDDLDEHVDVTDSRLKRVQKNLAMLNRRTKGGVCSCLSLLVSVSGIVGLIVAMWLLIKYL from the exons ATGGCATCTTCACAGGATTCATGGGTGAAAGAATATAATGAAGCAGCAAAACTAGCTGATGATATCAATGGTATGATCTCTGAAAGGGTATCTATGCCTGCAACAGGACCAGATGCACAACGTCATGCATCTACAATACGAAGAAAGATTACGATTCTGGGGACTAAGCTAGACAGTTTGCAGTCTCTTTTGTCAAGGCTTCATGGCAAACAGCCATT AACTGATAAGGAGATGAATCGTCGGAAGGATATGGTTCTGAATTTGAGGTCAAAAGTAAACCAGATGGCATCCACATTGAATATGTCTAACTTTGCCAACAGAGACAGTTTGTTGGGTCCAGAAATTACATCGGTTGATGCAGTCAAGAAAACGGAAGGATTGGATAATCATGGCATTGTTGGTCTTCAGAGACAGATAATGAGAGAGCAAGATGAAGGGCTAGAAAAGTTGGAGGAAACAGTGATAAGTACAAAGCATATTGCTTTGGCAGTTAATGAGGAACTTGGCTTGCATTCTAGGTTAATT GATGACTTGGATGAACATGTCGATGTCACAGACTCCCGACTAAAG AGGGTGCAGAAGAATCTTGCGATGCTGAACAGACGGACAAAAGGAGGAGTCTGCTCATGTCTGTCGTTGCTTGTCTCGGTCAGTGGGATTGTGGGGCTAATTGTTGCAATGTGGTTGCTGATCAAGTATTTGTAG